A stretch of the Nicotiana tabacum cultivar K326 chromosome 6, ASM71507v2, whole genome shotgun sequence genome encodes the following:
- the LOC107808619 gene encoding putative inactive receptor kinase At1g48480: MYNFSNTMLGFSRAFKHPSLSTMLLFFVLFHTLCSITTSSDLNSDRNALLALRASVGGRTLLWNTSNPTPCNWAGVQCENDRVTVLRLPASSLFGKLPANTISNLTRLRTISLRFNKLSGFLPSDISQLVELRNLYLQDNSFTGSVPDSLFNLHLLVRLNLAKNNFSGEIPSRFNNLTRLRTLLLENNQFSGSVPELNLPKLEQFNVSANSLNGSIPKSLQKMPVDAFAGNSLCGKPLDICPGDGGTQPAIATGGIEIGNGNGNKKKKLSGGAIAGIVVGSVVGFLLLLLILFVLCRKRTGNNARSVDVGTYKPQENEVSVEKSNVDAENGGVNNNGYSVAAAAAAAMTATGKGGESGGGNVVKKLIFFGNSARVFDLEDLLRASAEVLGKGTFGTAYKAVLEMGTVVAVKRLKDVTISEMEFREKIDTVGAMNHENLVPLRAYYYSREEKLLVYDYMPMGSLSALLHGNKGAGRTPLNWEVRSAIALGTARGIEYLHSQGSSVSHGNIKSSNVLLTKSYDARVSDFGLAQLVGPPTTPTRVAGYRAPEVTDPRRVSQKADVYSFGVLLLELLTGKAPTHAILNEEGVDLPRWVQSIVREQWTSEVFDLELLRYQSVEEEMVQLLQLAIDCAAQYPDHRPSMSEVCERIEELRRSSLRVTHEQSDLVNESE, from the exons ATGTATAATTTTTCAAACACAATGTTGGGTTTTTCTCGTGCGTTTAAGCACCCGAGTTTGTCAACAATGCTGCTGTTTTTTGTTCTGTTTCATACTCTTTGCTCCATTACTACTTCTTCAGATCTGAACTCTGACCGTAACGCCTTACTCGCGTTACGCGCCTCCGTGGGTGGTCGTACGTTATTGTGGAACACTTCTAACCCTACTCCCTGCAACTGGGCTGGTGTTCAATGTGAGAACGACAGGGTCACCGTTCTCCGGTTACCGGCGTCTTCACTTTTTGGTAAGCTTCCGGCGAACACCATTTCTAACCTCACGCGCCTCCGTACAATCAGTCTCCGTTTTAACAAACTCTCGGGTTTCCTCCCTTCTGATATTTCTCAACTTGTTGAGCTCCGTAATCTTTACCTTCAAGATAACTCATTTACTGGTTCTGTTCCTGATTCCCTTTTTAATCTTCACTTACTGGTTAGGTTAAATCTTGCAAAAAACAATTTTTCTGGTGAAATACCATCTCGGTTTAATAATTTAACCCGTTTGAGGACACTTTTGCTTGAAAATAACCAGTTTTCTGGCTCTGTTCCTGAATTAaaccttccaaaacttgagcagtTTAATGTATCTGCTAATAGCTTAAATGGGTCAATTCCAAAAAGTCTTCAAAAAATGCCTGTTGATGCTTTTGCTGGGAATTCTCTCTGTGGGAAGCCACTGGATATTTGCCCGGGAGATGGTGGGACCCAGCCAGCTATAGCTACTGGTGGGATTGAAATTGGGAATGGGAATGGgaataagaaaaagaagttatctGGTGGTGCAATTGCTGGAATTGTTGTTGGATCTGTAGTGGggtttcttttgttgttgttgattttgttTGTGTTGTGTAGAAAGAGGACTGGTAACAATGCTAGGTCTGTTGATGTGGGTACCTATAAGcctcaagaaaatgaagtttctGTGGAGAAGTCTAATGTGGATGCTGAAAATGGTGGTGTAAATAACAATGGGTATTCAGTAGCAGCAGCTGCTGCTGCTGCAATGACGGCTACCGGAAAAGGAGGAGAGAGTGGTGGTGGAAATGTGGTTAAAAAGCTAATCTTTTTCGGGAACAGTGCGAGAGTGTTTGATTTGGAGGATTTGTTGAGAGCTTCTGCTGAGGTTTTAGGGAAGGGGACGTTTGGAACCGCTTACAAGGCGGTTTTGGAGATGGGAACAGTTGTCGCTGTTAAGAGGTTGAAGGATGTGACTATATCTGAGATGGAGTTTAGGGAGAAAATCGATACGGTTGGAGCGATGAATCATGAGAATTTGGTGCCTCTGAGAGCTTATTATTACAGCAGGGAGGAGAAACTTCTTGTCTATGATTATATGCCAATGGGAAGCTTGTCTGCACTTCTTCATG GAAACAAGGGAGCTGGTAGGACGCCTTTGAATTGGGAAGTCAGGTCAGCCATTGCCCTTGGTACTGCTCGGGGCATTGAATACCTACACTCTCAAGGTTCAAGCGTCTCCCATGGTAATATTAAATCGTCCAATGTTCTTCTCACCAAATCATATGATGCACGAGTCTCAGATTTTGGCCTAGCTCAGCTGGTTGGACCTCCAACTACCCCCACCCGAGTTGCTGGATATCGTGCTCCAGAGGTAACTGACCCACGTAGAGTTTCCCAAAAGGCAGATGTATACAGCTTTGGGGTATTGCTCTTGGAGCTTCTTACCGGGAAGGCACCAACTCATGCCATCCTGAACGAGGAAGGCGTTGACTTGCCAAGATGGGTGCAATCCATCGTTCGAGAGCAATGGACTTCAGAAGTTTTTGATCTCGAGCTCCTGAGGTACCAGAGTGTTGAGGAAGAGATGGTGCAACTCTTGCAGCTCGCAATAGATTGTGCGGCTCAATATCCCGACCACAGACCATCGATGTCTGAGGTATGTGAGCGGATTGAAGAGCTCCGTCGCTCAAGCTTGAGGGTTACTCATGAACAGTCTGATCTTGTCAATGAATCTGAATGA